tatatatattgaggAGAGGACATTATCTCCTCTGgtaaataaatgtctgctgaacTTACTTGATTATGTCTGTCTCAGCTCTTgggttttttacatatttattttttcagtagtGCTGTATAAAACAAGGAGGTCAacagaaaattttgttttgagtGTGAATGACTGGGTTGGGAAAAGATCTTCCTAAATCACGAATTTCTTTAGGAAGTGGTGAAAAAATGTTGCCCCTTATAAAATAGAAGCATGCGAAAAAATAATGACTTCAAGAATAGAACTGTTGAATAAATTTTCAGTGTAGCAAAGCATAAAGTATGTGTTACCATTGAAAACATCTCAAATGACCTATAGTGAAGGAGAAAGAGCATAAATTggggacatttttaaaatctgaaaaacatgattaggttttatttctaaactttatgtttttctatttctctagagAGATTTAAGATTGACTCCGGGGCAGATGAACAAAATTTGACATACCAAGGGCATTTTGAATGTAACATTAACATGTTACATGATTATCATGAgtgtattttcctgtttctttcaaaTGAGAAATTGTGAATACTTATAAGAAATTTGGAattaggatttaaaatttttttatttatgtttatttattttttattttttgaaattaggatttttttcaaagataaacttttttttttttttttttcattttaagtttttatttaaagtcacaTATAAGGTTACTTTACTCCTGCATCTTCTCAATGgtttcttccttatatttgcccttttcctttcctacttGGCGAGATTTGGCTTTACGCTCAAGGATCTTTTTGCGGTCTTTGTCCAGTTTTAGTCTAGTGATAACCACCTTGCTAGGGTGAATGCCCACGTGGACAGTTGTGCCATTTGCCTTCTCTCGCTGTACTCGTTCAATGTAGATGACATACTTCTTCCTGTAAACCTGGACTACTTTGCCGATTTGCTGACCTTTGTAGTGTCCCCGCACAACTTGCACTTCGTCATCCTTCCGGATGGGCATGGACCGCACGTTGTACTTCTGCCTCAACTCTTTGGAAAGCGGGGAAGACATGATCTTCCTGCGAATGTGGGAAGGCGCATTGAAATGCCGCTTACGATTCTTGCTCCGGTCAGAAGTCACAAACGGATTGAACTTCATGTTGGCTGCGAGCGCCTCAGCGATGGCCGCAGCCaaagataaactttaaaatataaatgtattatactAGAAGGTGTGTAGAATCTGTTTTGGCTTTTACTTAGTTTTCAGTGATCTTAATAGGAATTGCCTTCACTTGGTTCATTCTGCTTATTCTTCTGCTTTTCGAGGTTAtcaggaattttattttgatagattttTCTATGTTGGGTTCTCAGAAGAAAGTCCCTTGTAAAACTAAGTATGATGTAGCTGATGTCGTTCAAACCATTAGTTGGTATATATGATGaaaaatgagggacgcctgggtggctcagtggttgagcgtgtctTTGGTTTAGGGCattatcccagggttctgggattaagtcccgcatcgggctccctgcatggagcctgcttctccctcttcctatgtctctgcctctctctctgtctctcatgaataaataaataaaatcttaaaaaaaaaaaagaaaaatgaaaaacagcttGAAGTATATGATATTTAAGTTTTTGTGGATATATTTGGGGAGAGAGTGAGGATTGCCACAGGAGGaaacttaaagaattttattattagtttgaAATGAACATACAGAATTATTAGTTTGAAATGAACATACAGAAGTTTGAAATGAACATACAGaagaattttattattagtttgaAATGAACATAcagaactttttttccccttttggctGCCCTCACACCAAAGTATTTGGAAGACACTGAGCTCCACTCCCCCCTTTTCCTCACATGTCCCATGATGTTTTTCTAGGGTATTTTAAGGGTATTTTCCCGAATGTTTCAGGACTCTTGCTATTGTGTATTCTTAGACTCTTTGGGGGCATTTCTGTGGGCTCTTTCTGAGAACCCTGAAAGTGCTTCAGTCTGTATTAGTTGAGGGTTGACTGGGTGATCAAATGTTCCCTCTTTGAGCTTTAATGGAAGGATTTACCTATTCTCTACTGGTTATTAACTATTCACTATTTAATCAGGTATAATAGATACCTGATCTGTactttatagtatttatttatgcatctttatttcaaaaactatGTGGGGACTATAGACTTCTTAGGAAAACTGgatgtcttttcctttcctcaccTTCATGGGAGTAAAGAGTAATTTTTCTGGGAATTGGTGGGAAtatctaaagaaagagaaatattacaGGTTATCTGTACTTTTTCTTCAGGATATTCTCCTTCTCCTTATTcttctattaaaatgatttttctctttttcatgctCTGTTATTTGTACAGCTttaacatacacacaaacacgaAGTGGGACTTAAGGCCTGACCCATGTAGAAGGAATTCTAGAACATTCTTAATACACTGTGATTCATAATACAGGTTTACTTTTAAAACAAGTACCCTCTACATAAGCTGAATAACTAGCCTCATGTAtatcttcccctctctccatttttcttttctggagggACCAGGATACATCTTCAGAATAAAGGGGGGATCTAATTTTTAGATCAAAGAAGGAAGTATTTTGAAGGTTAAGAGCTTGTACTCTTACTAGTTCATGAGTTAAATCAGAAAACTAAAGGATTCAGTTCTCTATCAGCTGCTTTCTTAGACCAGATTTTGGGATGCAGGTCAAAGGATGCAGGTGATTATAAAACTGCAAGTAGTGTTAGAACAAAGGCAgaatgttggggatccctgggtggctcagcagtttagtgcctgcccagggtgtgattctggagtcctgggattggtcccacgtcaggttccatgcatgcagcctacttctcctctgcctgtgtctctgcctctctctctctgcctgtctctctctctatgtctctcatgaataaataaattaaaaaaaaaaaaaaagaacaaaggcagaATTAAGGTAAAAACTACCAGTGCAAACCCTGAATTTGATTTGTAGGTTCctgaaaatgaagttaaaaaaacaagcaaaccctAATGTTGTATATTGTCTGAATTTATATACATAGCATTTGTAAGTTTCaaacattttaactattttgtttaTGTATAGACATCGGATATAAACTCTGTGGATGCTAAATGACAAGTAGTCCACATTCTGCATATCTATTCCTCTGTGTTCATTCCTGAATGCAATGTTATTTCCACCTACattatttttcctgattatagATTTTATTGATACCCTATATTAGGCTAAGAGATTTCCCTTCTGAGTTTGTTGAGGGTGTcataaatagatgttgaatttagttgatttttctgcatctattgttATGATATTATGGTTTTCTTATTTAGTCTAATAGTGTGAATTACATTGACTGCTTTTTTTAGTGTTGAGCCGGCTTTGGATTGCTGAGGTTAATATTTTGTTAGAGGTTTTTGCATATATGTTAACTTGGAGTATTGATCTGTAGTCTTTTGGTaatgtctttgtcttgttttagtATTAGTTTTGAGTATTTGTTTTAGTATTAGTATTGGCCTCATGACATGAaatttccctcctcttttctGCAAGAGATTATGTAAAATTAACCAGTAAAACCATCTTGGTATGGAGTTTCCCTTTTTTGAGGAGTTAATACCACAAATTCACTTTGTTTAGATACAGTTATTcaggtatttatttttccttgtataGTTTTTGTAGTTTGTGTCAACTTTGAAGGAATTGGTTCATTTCATCTAAGCTGTCAAACTTATGAGCATAGAGGGGctcattatatttattatccttttaatagcTGTTGTGTCAGTGTTAATGCCCTCTCTTTCATTCCTATTTGCGGTAATTTGTCTTCCCTATTTCTTAGCCTGGCCAGAGGTAGAAGTTTCtcaattttattggtcttttcaaaCAACCAGCTTTTGCTTTCAGTGGGTTTTCTTCATTGTTCCTattctcaatttcattgatttctgctcttttttttttttttttttaagattttatttttaagtaatctctgcacccagcatggggcttgaactcacaaccctgagatcaagagttgcatgctccattggctgagccagccaggtgcccctatttctgttctgatttttatttattttttccttctgtttgatTTAGATTTAATTTGCCTTCTAAGTTTCTTAAGGTAGATGCTTAGGTTATTGATTTTAGgtcttttctaatatatacatattagatattagaaaactataaatttttcTGAGCACTGTTTTAGCTGCATCCTACAAGTTTTGATGTTTCATTTTCACTTacttgaaaatactttaaaatttttttctggggttcctgggtggtttagttggttaagcctctgacttttgattttagctcagatcatcttctcagggtcatgagattgagccacatgttgggttctgtgctgggtgtggagtctgcttaagattctctctttccctctcccccttcccttccccaatgTGCTCCCTCatgtgctctctaaaaaaaagaaaaaacgttTTTTCTATACTTCCTCTTtacccatggattatttagaaatatattgtttaatatgCAAATAGTTGGGAGAATTTTCCAGATCTTTTGCTatggattttaatataatttcactgTGGTCTGAGAatgtattttgtatcatttttaaaaaacaatttttaggagtgcctgggtggctcggttaaatatctgcctttggatggggtcatgatcctggagtcctgggatcgagccctgcatcaggcaccctgctcagcagggagtctgcttctccctctccctctgccctccccctgtttgtgttctctcttgctcactctttctttttcaaataaataaataaaatcttacaaaaagacgatttttaagatttgtttaatgGCCCAGAATACAGTATATGTTTGTGAATGTTCCAAgtatgcttgaaaagaatgtatattcagcaGTTATTGGGCCAAGCGTTCTGCAGATATCACTTAAGTTAGGTGGTAGTACTATGAAGGTCTGCTCCCTGATTTtctacctactttttttttaaacagttaatgAGTTGAAAGTCTTTAACTGTAATTGTCTGTTTCTCCTGTTAGATCCATTAGtctttgcctcatgtattttaaagctcttactttaggtgtgtatgtatgtatttttaaagattttatgtatgtatgtatgtacatacatatgtatgagagaatgagcagggatagcgacagagagagagcgagaagcagactctcccctgagcagggagcctgatgaagggcttaCTTGttggacgctgggatcatgacacgagtcaaaagcagatgcttaactgactgagccacccaggtgcccttaggtGCATATGTTTTTGTGATTATTCCATCTTCTTGGAGAATTGTCCCCTTTATCATTTTGTAGTGGCCCTCTTCTCCTTGACAGTCTTTCTGATTCTGAAGTCCTTTGAAATTGATTTGGCTAGCCTTCTTTTGGTgagtgtatgatttttttttattgctttatcttatctttttttttttaaagattttatttatttattcatgagagacacagagagagagagagagagagaggcagagatataggcagagggagaagcaggctccctgtggggagcccgatgtgggactcgatccctggactccaggatcatgccctgagctgaaggcagacactcaactgctgagccaccaggtgtccctgctttATCTTTTCTTATCTAAATCTTTATATTTAGTAGCCTTTTTGTAGATGGCATTTAGCTTGACCatgctttttcatccagtctaACAATTTATCTTCTAACTAGTGTTTTTAGACCattcatatttaaagtaattattaatatagCTAGATTAAAACTCACCATCTTGTGagctattttctatttgttgcatttcttttgattttttaaaagattttatttatttatttatttatttgagagacagagaaaagagcatgagtgagtagaggagcagagggaaagggagaagcagacttcctgccgagtagggagcctgatgcgcaggactcaatcccatgaccctgggatcatgacctgagccaaagcggatgcttaactgactgagccacccaggcccccccatatgttgtatttctttcttttttcttcttttgccttttataGTGTGAATTGAGCTTTTTATTAGTATTCTTGTATCCTCCCTATTGACTTACTTATACTTAAAATGGTTTTTAGGGGTgcctcagtcatttaagtgtatgtgtcttgattttggcttaggtcatgatctaagggtcagGGGAcccagccccatgttgagctctctgctcagtgggcagtctgcttaaggattctctttctctctgcccctccccctgcttgtgtgctctctttctgtcactcaaataaataaatcttttaaaaaatggtttttaatgtTGCCTTTGGGTTTAcagtgttcatttaaaaataatctgaatacACCTTCAAATGATACCACTTTACTTGTAGTACATGTATCTTAGTGTATGTTCCTAAACTTTCCCTTTCACTGTCACTGTTACACATTTCACTACATATGCTGTAGTACCCAGCATGGGTAGCATAACCCAGCATAATGCTGTAGTTATTCATTTCACTACATATCCTACAGATGTACCCAGTACATTGTTCACTATTATAACCAATTGTATGAaattgaaaatgggaaaaaagattttattttgtcttcatttattcattttttgtataGATCTAAACTTGTCACCTTTATCATATTCCTCctgcctgaagaacttcctttaatatttcttatagggtGGGTCTGCTGGTAATGAATTCTCTGTTTGTTCTTTGTCTGGGAGAGTCTATTTCTTCTTCACTTATGAAGGATATTTTCACCTGATACAGAGTACTTGTtgggcaggtttttttttcctttcaatattttcaaGTCGTCACTCCACTGTCTTCTTACTTGCAAAGTTTCTGATAGACCGTTTATTGTAATCTTTATCTTTATTCCTCTGTGTGTTGCCTTTTAGCAATTTAAATATGATATGTCCCAGTGTATGTATTTTTTGGGGAAGAATATATTTATCTTGTTTGGTTTTTGGAGCTTCTAAAGTCTGTAGTTTGGTGTCTTGTCACTAATTTTGGTAAGTTCTTGGGGATTCTAAAATTTTCTCTCCACTCTCTTCTGGCGTTCTAAGTATATTATGTTATATTGTTTGATAAGTTCTCACATTTCTCATATGTTCTCTCCTATTTTCCtactatagtttcttttttacatttcagtttGGATGTATCTGTTAGCTTCTCTTCAAGTTGATTGTTTTTTCAGCTGTTTGAAGTCTATAAtaagcttttattatttgtttctctgtttttatttctagaatttccatttgattcttacTATTTTCATGCCTCTGTGAATTTACCTACCTAATCTTGCATGTTGTCTCTCTTTTCTGTTACAGTCCATTTAACATATTAATAACTACGTTTTAAATTACCTGATACTTCCAAAATCTGTCATATCTGAGTCTAGTTCTGATGATTGGTTTTTCTTGAAGCTGTGTTTTTGGcatacttcataattttttttttaatgctgaacaTGTTGTATAGGACAGGAAATactgaagtaaatattttatatgcttagAGAAGACTGCAGATTTCCTTTTACTAGTCCTTTAAGGTGgaatttgtgttaatttttagAGGTTGGGCTGTGTTTGAAATTTATTATTGCTGTGGTTACCAGAGTTGATACTTGTTTTTGCCATGGGAACCCAGAGACTTCACATTTTCCTAGTGTCCCTTGTCTTCTTGCTTGGCTTTGGATTTTATCTTTGTGCTATTTCTCAGAGTCTGTCTCTTACAGCTATATTTCACTGTTACTCTTAGAGCTTATTAGCATGGTAATGGAGGGTGAGGGGAGCTCTGTGATGGTCCGTTAAGCCTCAGATTTAGGCAGATACTAGAACCTCCAGTCTCTGAGGTATGGCCTTCACAAGACTTTACATGCCCCTTCCTTGGGGAGagcttctcctttctttttaccCAACTGCAGTATctaggttaattttttaaaaccttactttagccaaggattttttttttttaatttttaaagatttttttaaaaattcatttattttagtgagaaagagtgcacaagtggggctgggggagagaaggagggagagggagagagagagaaggagagagagagagagagagagagagagagagaatgaatctgaaacagactgctgagtatggagccctgcaccagcgagatgatgacctgagctgcaaccaagtcggacacttaaccaagtgagccacccaggtgtccctagtcaatgttttttaaagctcttaGAACCCTGCATTAAGGTTATTGTTAACTTAGAGAGTGAAGATTGAGCATTCATATCCTTGGTCTCTTTCTTTAACTCCAGTTGCCGGTGTTCTCAGGGTATAGGCCTTGATGAATTTTTCTTTGCAGATAAAGCCTTTTGTTCCGGAGGGAGATAGGGAAATAGGTCTGGGCTGATTGGCATTGCCTGTTCCATTCTCTAAGCTGAATTCGGGGTGAATGAGGGCTAGGATGAGGAGCTTTTTCTGCATTGTTTCAGATCCTTCCTGATCAGAGATTCTTTTGAGGTTTCTGGAGAAAAACCTTATATTCAGGTGGGATCACTCTTAGGATTATAGTCCTCAGTCTTAAGCAGTTTGTCAAAATTTGTGGTTTAAATCCTCCtaactggggcatctgggtggctcagtggttgagtgtctgtctgccttcggctcagactgttatcccggggtcctggaatcaagtcccacatcaggctccccgccgggagcctgcttctccctctgcctgtgtctctgcctctctctgtctctcatgaataaataaacaaaatcttaaaaaaaaaatcctcctagCTGCAGTGGAATTCTTCCATGCTCTTGGGACAATATTTCCTTTAGTCAGAATGCTTTCCCTTCGGGGTCTTGGGTGCTTGTCCAGCCTCTGTTGCCCCAcccctgctgtttttttttttttaagattttatttatttaattcatgagacacacacacacacacagaggcagagacacaggcagagagagaagcaggctccatgcagggagcccaatgtgggaccgatcccgggactcgaggatcatgccctgggccaaaggcaggtgctcaaccgctgagccacgcagggatcccccctgctgtattttaaaagtgtgtgtgtgtgtgtgtgtgtgtgtgtgtgtgtgtgtgtgtttaagcatAGTTGGCATATagtgtcacattagtttcaggtgtatacagcttagtgatttgacaagtttaggtattatgctatgttcaccacaagtgtaactaCCACCTGTCCCATTATATCTCTGTTACAATTTCACTGACTGtatccttatgctgtgccttttatttccatgcCTTCTTcaataactggaagcctgtatttccctgtccccttcacccattttaccccaTCTCCTATCCCTGCTATATTGCCTAACAGTTGGATCAGGAGAAAATGGGAATtgtgtggggaaggggagagtggttttttttttttttttccattttttaaacgTTAGAAATCcacattgtggtcagagaataacTTGTGAGACTTCCCTTAGGGCTTAGCATGTGATCAGTTTTGATAAATGTTCTCTCAGTGCTTGATAGAGTATTCTGCAATTATTGGGTAGTGTAGGTCTGGTTAATTATGCTATAGagatctctatttttatctttttcttccctctttctgggTCATTTGTTCTGTCAGCTACTGAGAGAGGTATTAAAAGTTTCCCCATTGTGATTATGGATATTTTTTACTACTTGTAATTCTGTCAACTTTCATGTTACATATTTGAAGGCTATGTTATTACATGCATACAACTTAATCTGTTATATCTTGCTGATGAGTTACACATTGAATCCTAAGGATTCTATACCTATAAGTGCTTTTTTGCATTAGAGTCTACTTTGAGTACTATTAATATGGCTAGAGaggctttccttttctgtatgacctttttatacttttcatttaaaaaaattttttattatttatttattcatgagagacagagagagagagagagaggcaggcaaagacaggcagagggagaatcaggctccatgcagggagtctgatgtggaacttgatcccgggactccagaatcatgccctggaccgaagacagatgctaaaccactgaaccacccagggatcccccctatacttttcatttttaactgttttctatCTTTGTATTTTAGGTGTGATTCTTGTGAACACTGTAATAGttgaatcttgttttttattaatgtaattatttttgtcttttgatctGATTACATTAGTATAATTCCTGAAATATTTGGGTTTACATTTGACCTcttccattttgctttttatttttattttttaaaagattttatttatttattcatgacagagagagagagagggagagagggagggagggagagagagaggcagagacacaggcagagggagaagcaggctccattcaggaagccggaagtgggacttgatcccaggacctagggatcatgccctgagccaaaggcagacgctcaaccgctgagccacctaggcgtcccacgttttgctttttatatgttATACTTGTTCTGtgatcttttctgtctttttttttttttttttacattcatttgggcattttaattttgtattttctttctttgtattttctttggtatTGCTATTTAATTAATGTAGTAATTAtactatttcaaaaatgtttaccCTAGagaacatatattttcttcttttttaaaaaatgtttaggggatccctgggtggcccagcggtttggcgcctgccctttggcccagggcgcgatcctggagacccgggatcaaatcccacgtcaggctcccggtgcatggagcctgcttctccctctgcctatgtctctgcctttctctctctctgtatgtgactatcataaaaaaaaaagtttagttttttaatatataataatagtcataaagtacaaaattcaaaaggtacaaaagatTATGTGATAGGAAGTCCTCTCTCACATTTACCCACCAGCCACTCCATGCTTTGGCTGCCTCAGGAATCCCTATCCATCAGTATGGTCATCTGGCCTCTTTACTGGCTCCCAAACATACTGTGTTTACTGCTCTTCTAGCTGGGAGTCTTGCCCATATCTTCCTGcttatttattcctgtttttgtCCT
This window of the Canis lupus dingo isolate Sandy chromosome 20, ASM325472v2, whole genome shotgun sequence genome carries:
- the LOC112661293 gene encoding 60S ribosomal protein L26; amino-acid sequence: MKFNPFVTSDRSKNRKRHFNAPSHIRRKIMSSPLSKELRQKYNVRSMPIRKDDEVQVVRGHYKGQQIGKVVQVYRKKYVIYIERVQREKANGTTVHVGIHPSKVVITRLKLDKDRKKILERKAKSRQVGKEKGKYKEETIEKMQE